The segment ATTCCCCCCCTCCGCCCCACGCACAGAAAAAGGAGGGCAAACAAAAACAAAAAAAGCAAAAATCAAAAATGCCTGTTTAAGAGCGCCTCTAAAAATCCCGTTTGTCATCCTGAACCCTTCGCAATCATTGTCATTCTGAGCGAAGCGAAGAATCTGCTCGTGCTCAGGGTAAACTCCGTGAAGGATCTACTTGAGGATTCTTCGCTTCGCTCAGAATGACAAATTGTTGTTTTCATAGGTTTTTAGATTAGCCCTTAAATTTTCTGAAGTTGACCATGTTTTAACTCAAAGATCTCATCGCAATTTTTAAGAAGCTCCTTATTATGCGTTACCAAAACCAGTGAACCTTCCGCCGCCTCTACACCATCTAATAAAAATTTCAAAACCTCATCTCCGGTCTTTTCATCCAGATTGCCGGTCGGTTCATCGGCAAGAATCACTTTTGGTTTCAAAACACAAGCTCTAGCCAATGCCACACGCTGTTGCTCTCCTCCGGAAAGCTCGGAGGGATGATGGGAAGCACGCGTCTTTAAACCAACTTGTTCCAAAGCAGGAGAGGCCCATTCGTGAGCCTCTTTTTTCGAAAATCCCGCAATCAAGGCCGGAAGAAAAACATTTTCCAAAGCCGTCAGTTCCGGCAAGAGATGATAAAATTGAAACACAAAACCAAAATAACGGTTGCGAAGCCTTGCCCTTTTATCTTCCGACAACTGGTAGAGATTATC is part of the Deltaproteobacteria bacterium genome and harbors:
- a CDS encoding ABC transporter ATP-binding protein, encoding MLVAQNIHKTYREGDKAIAVLEGVNFEMGPRRRIGVVGASGVGKSTLLHILGGLDSPDTGKIFVEKDNLYQLSEDKRARLRNRYFGFVFQFYHLLPELTALENVFLPALIAGFSKKEAHEWASPALEQVGLKTRASHHPSELSGGEQQRVALARACVLKPKVILADEPTGNLDEKTGDEVLKFLLDGVEAAEGSLVLVTHNKELLKNCDEIFELKHGQLQKI